The proteins below come from a single Dermatophilaceae bacterium Soc4.6 genomic window:
- a CDS encoding S53 family peptidase, whose product MTSAIPRRALALTCAAALGTLGLSLTPSALAAGAPSSNGGSARATLAGSTPRWLAHAEKQASDSTTTKAAAPQSVRVYLAPRGGIAALKATVASLSDPASAQYHHWLTTAQYDATFAPTAASADAVSSYLRSQGLAVTGVEKNRRYVSATGTRAQLGAAFGTSLATYRHDGQTVTANSSAVTLPAAVGASVLTVTGLDTTVTTKAPQHVVPGATGDAPAVTRRTADPNATPPAAFQNGRPCAISFGTPLATYQADFRTPLPKFGGQTLPYAPCGYTGPSFRAAYEGNSALNGAGVTVAITDAYAWQFIARDANTYASQHGDGSYAPGQLTQSFPPAFTHQAACGPSGWSGEETLDVEAVHAMAPAAKIKYYASASCFDSDFLETLGRVVDDNQATIVTNSWSDLESNESAASVAAYEQVFLQGATQGITFLFSSGDSGDELARTGIKQVDYPASDPYATAAGGTSTGITSGSISAQTGWGTHSAALSTNGKRWLDTGFLYGAGGGYSALFNQPAFQNGVVPTTAPPGRAVPDIAMDADPNTGMLIGQTQTFPDGVHYGEYRIGGTSLASPLLAGMMALANQSAGTGFGWANPLLYKAPKATITDVTHRTANGIKGVVRVNNVNGIDPTNGLSYFVRTFDQDSSLATAPGWDPVTGIGVPNPAFLAAVSAKK is encoded by the coding sequence ATGACCTCAGCCATCCCTCGTCGGGCACTCGCTCTGACGTGCGCCGCAGCGCTCGGCACGCTCGGCCTGTCGCTCACCCCCTCCGCGCTCGCCGCCGGTGCCCCCTCGAGCAACGGGGGTAGCGCTCGCGCGACCCTCGCCGGCTCGACGCCTCGCTGGCTCGCGCACGCCGAGAAGCAGGCGAGCGACTCGACGACCACCAAGGCGGCAGCCCCGCAGTCGGTCCGTGTCTATCTCGCTCCTCGCGGTGGGATCGCGGCCCTGAAAGCCACGGTCGCGAGCCTGTCCGACCCGGCCTCGGCGCAGTACCACCACTGGCTCACGACGGCGCAGTACGACGCCACCTTCGCGCCGACCGCGGCCAGCGCGGACGCGGTCTCGTCCTACCTGCGGTCGCAGGGCCTCGCGGTCACCGGCGTCGAGAAGAACCGCCGCTACGTCTCGGCCACCGGTACCCGCGCCCAGTTGGGCGCCGCGTTCGGCACCAGCCTCGCGACCTACCGCCACGACGGCCAGACGGTCACCGCCAACTCGAGCGCCGTCACCCTGCCCGCCGCTGTCGGCGCCTCGGTGCTCACGGTCACGGGCCTCGACACGACGGTCACGACCAAGGCCCCCCAGCACGTCGTCCCGGGCGCCACCGGCGACGCCCCCGCGGTCACGCGCCGCACGGCCGACCCCAACGCGACGCCCCCCGCGGCCTTCCAGAACGGCCGCCCCTGCGCGATCAGCTTCGGCACCCCTCTGGCGACCTACCAGGCCGACTTCCGGACCCCTCTGCCGAAGTTCGGCGGCCAGACCCTCCCCTACGCCCCCTGCGGCTACACGGGCCCGTCGTTCCGCGCCGCCTACGAGGGCAACTCGGCCCTCAACGGGGCCGGGGTCACCGTCGCCATCACCGACGCCTACGCCTGGCAGTTCATCGCCCGCGACGCCAACACCTACGCCTCGCAGCACGGCGACGGGTCCTACGCGCCGGGGCAGCTGACCCAGTCCTTCCCGCCCGCGTTCACCCACCAGGCCGCCTGCGGCCCCAGCGGCTGGTCGGGCGAGGAGACCCTCGACGTCGAGGCCGTGCACGCCATGGCCCCGGCCGCCAAGATTAAGTACTACGCCTCGGCGTCGTGCTTCGACAGCGACTTCCTCGAGACCCTCGGGCGTGTCGTCGACGACAACCAGGCCACCATCGTCACCAACTCGTGGAGCGACCTCGAGAGCAACGAGTCCGCTGCCAGCGTCGCCGCCTACGAGCAGGTCTTCCTGCAGGGCGCCACGCAGGGCATCACCTTCCTGTTCTCGTCGGGCGACAGCGGCGACGAGCTGGCCAGGACCGGCATCAAGCAGGTCGACTACCCCGCCTCCGACCCGTATGCCACGGCCGCCGGCGGCACCTCGACCGGCATCACCTCCGGCAGCATCTCGGCCCAGACCGGCTGGGGCACGCACAGCGCGGCCCTGTCCACGAACGGCAAGCGCTGGCTTGACACTGGCTTCCTCTACGGCGCGGGCGGCGGCTACTCGGCGCTGTTCAACCAGCCGGCCTTCCAGAACGGCGTCGTCCCGACGACGGCGCCCCCCGGACGCGCCGTGCCCGACATCGCGATGGACGCCGACCCCAACACCGGCATGCTGATCGGGCAGACCCAGACCTTCCCGGACGGCGTGCACTACGGCGAGTACCGCATCGGCGGCACCAGCCTCGCCTCGCCCCTGCTCGCCGGCATGATGGCCCTCGCCAACCAGAGCGCCGGCACCGGCTTCGGCTGGGCCAACCCGCTGCTCTACAAGGCGCCGAAGGCGACGATCACCGACGTCACGCACCGCACGGCCAACGGCATAAAGGGTGTCGTGCGGGTCAACAACGTCAACGGGATCGACCCCACCAACGGCCTGTCCTACTTCGTGCGCACCTTCGACCAGGACTCCAGCCTGGCGACCGCGCCCGGGTGGGACCCGGTGACCGGCATCGGGGTGCCCAACCCGGCCTTCCTCGCCGCGGTCAGCGCCAAGAAGTAG
- a CDS encoding phosphatase PAP2 family protein, whose amino-acid sequence MVDVRPHSAEAPAAAPLPRWTAVLPGLLAAVGFAVPVTLLALVVRGKVSGLAELDQRAITAATSLTRQHPALLSALKTWETALQPLPVYVVATVVCLLVWWRGGLRSRAVWAFLTMMVAWNIALDLKYVVQRVRPVVDDPVSSAPGYSFPSGHVANAAAACTAVTILLWPLLRSSTARATVVVLAGVVVVLTVLDRVFLGVHFPTDTVAGVLVGCGLVLSSFLGYRGASRRRHDTEAEHE is encoded by the coding sequence ATGGTCGACGTCCGCCCCCACAGCGCCGAGGCACCCGCTGCAGCGCCACTCCCACGGTGGACCGCCGTGCTGCCGGGCCTGCTCGCCGCGGTGGGGTTCGCCGTCCCCGTCACCCTGCTGGCCCTCGTCGTGCGCGGGAAGGTCAGCGGGCTCGCCGAGCTCGACCAGCGCGCCATCACGGCGGCCACGTCGCTCACGCGTCAGCACCCGGCCCTGCTCAGCGCGCTCAAGACCTGGGAGACGGCCCTCCAGCCGCTGCCCGTCTACGTGGTCGCCACCGTCGTCTGCCTGCTCGTGTGGTGGCGCGGGGGACTGCGCTCGCGAGCCGTCTGGGCCTTCCTCACCATGATGGTGGCCTGGAACATCGCGCTCGACCTGAAGTACGTCGTGCAGCGGGTGCGCCCCGTCGTCGACGACCCGGTGTCGTCGGCGCCCGGCTACAGCTTTCCCAGCGGCCACGTCGCCAACGCGGCGGCCGCCTGCACGGCGGTGACCATCCTGCTGTGGCCGCTGCTGCGCTCGAGCACCGCCCGCGCAACGGTCGTCGTGCTCGCGGGGGTGGTCGTGGTGCTCACCGTGCTCGACCGGGTCTTCCTCGGCGTGCACTTCCCGACAGACACGGTCGCCGGCGTGCTGGTCGGCTGTGGTCTGGTCCTGTCCTCTTTCCTCGGCTACCGCGGTGCCAGCCGCCGTCGCCACGACACCGAAGCGGAGCACGAGTGA
- a CDS encoding phosphatase PAP2 family protein, with product MTLVDGAPSPRRDRRNGRERRRNDGHPFVHRWDTLVPPRRGLVLRDIALRLVAPAVALFLVILAIGMVIVGPLGSFQSESAVNRALQNTRTPTWDAVTALWSHVGNTEIVIGVCVLVVGVVWALTRSFWVAVVPAIAITLQASVFVAATTLTGRPRPDVPHLDEAPPTSSFPSGHVGASTALYLTLALLCQRIPHPGIRRVLTTLCLVIPLLVLYARLYRGMHHLTDVLVGLANGVVCAGLAWGWLKDRGTAR from the coding sequence ATGACCCTGGTCGATGGAGCCCCGTCCCCCCGACGAGACCGACGCAACGGACGGGAGCGACGACGTAATGACGGACACCCCTTCGTCCACCGGTGGGACACCCTCGTCCCACCCCGCCGGGGGCTCGTGCTGCGCGACATCGCCCTGCGGCTGGTCGCGCCGGCCGTGGCTCTCTTCCTGGTCATCCTCGCCATCGGGATGGTCATCGTCGGGCCACTCGGCAGCTTCCAGTCCGAGAGTGCCGTCAACCGGGCCCTGCAAAACACCCGCACCCCCACCTGGGACGCCGTCACGGCACTCTGGTCGCACGTCGGCAACACCGAGATCGTCATCGGCGTCTGCGTGCTCGTGGTGGGCGTGGTGTGGGCCCTGACCCGCAGCTTCTGGGTCGCCGTGGTCCCGGCCATCGCGATCACCCTGCAGGCCTCGGTCTTCGTCGCCGCGACGACGCTCACTGGCCGCCCCCGGCCCGACGTCCCGCACCTCGACGAGGCACCACCCACGTCGTCGTTCCCGAGCGGCCACGTCGGCGCCTCCACCGCGCTCTACCTCACGCTCGCCCTGCTCTGTCAGCGCATCCCGCACCCAGGCATCCGCCGAGTGCTGACCACGCTCTGCCTGGTCATCCCGCTGCTGGTGCTCTACGCCCGGCTCTACCGCGGGATGCACCACCTCACCGACGTGCTCGTCGGGCTGGCCAACGGCGTCGTGTGCGCCGGCCTCGCGTGGGGCTGGCTCAAGGACCGTGGCACGGCGCGGTGA
- a CDS encoding diacylglycerol kinase family protein, with amino-acid sequence MSQTATPAAASGDPASRRRVAIIVNPTKFDDLDTVTDELAEVCAQEGWAPPMVLETTAEDPGVGQAAEALEAGVDVVCPLGGDGTVRAVATTLVGTDTPIGLLPGGTGNLLARNLDLPVDSLVDALRIVLTGSSRRIDVGLVRLLPDSPSPDTLLGDGDDDSPRRDDEEVFLIMAGIGVDAEVMAETSEKIKGVLGWPAYAIAGLGKIWHQGFRVRVSGGSARPQVQHAKTVLIGNCGRLQGNLEVLPDARVDDGRLDGVIMSPTGPASWVSVAVDLASRHRRGHKRLFPLGGTSISVVVRQPIETQVDGDPMGRHYGMVTRILPGALLVRVPMQAQA; translated from the coding sequence ATGTCGCAGACCGCCACTCCCGCCGCCGCGTCCGGGGACCCGGCCTCCCGGCGTCGGGTCGCCATCATCGTCAACCCCACGAAGTTCGACGACCTCGACACGGTCACCGACGAGCTGGCCGAGGTGTGCGCGCAGGAGGGCTGGGCGCCGCCCATGGTCCTCGAGACGACCGCGGAGGACCCGGGCGTGGGACAGGCGGCCGAGGCGCTCGAGGCGGGGGTCGATGTCGTGTGCCCCCTCGGTGGCGACGGCACCGTGCGGGCGGTCGCCACGACCCTCGTGGGCACCGACACCCCGATCGGGCTGCTGCCCGGTGGCACGGGCAACCTCCTGGCCCGCAACCTCGACCTCCCCGTCGACAGCCTCGTCGACGCGCTGCGCATCGTGCTCACGGGCAGCAGCCGCCGGATCGACGTGGGACTCGTGCGGCTGCTACCCGACTCCCCTTCTCCTGACACGCTGCTGGGTGACGGCGACGACGACAGCCCCCGCCGCGACGACGAGGAGGTCTTTCTCATCATGGCCGGCATCGGCGTCGACGCCGAGGTGATGGCCGAGACCAGCGAGAAGATCAAGGGCGTGCTGGGCTGGCCGGCCTACGCGATCGCCGGTCTGGGCAAGATCTGGCACCAGGGCTTCCGCGTGCGCGTGTCGGGCGGCAGCGCCCGGCCCCAGGTGCAGCACGCCAAGACGGTGCTCATCGGCAACTGCGGCAGGCTGCAGGGCAACCTCGAGGTGCTGCCCGACGCGCGGGTCGACGACGGGCGCCTCGACGGCGTCATCATGTCGCCGACCGGCCCCGCTAGCTGGGTGTCCGTCGCGGTCGACCTCGCCAGCCGCCACCGCCGCGGCCACAAGCGGCTCTTCCCCCTCGGGGGCACGTCGATCTCGGTGGTCGTCCGCCAGCCGATCGAGACCCAGGTCGACGGCGACCCGATGGGCAGGCACTACGGCATGGTGACGCGCATCCTGCCGGGCGCCCTGCTCGTGCGCGTGCCGATGCAGGCCCAGGCCTAG
- a CDS encoding aspartate aminotransferase family protein, whose protein sequence is MTQLDHRPADVDAAPTTFSVPVDGATVRAADRDHVFHAWGLVGSDTVSLARAQGSRFWDTEGKEYLDFSSQLCNVNIGHQHPRLVAAVQEQAARLATAGPAFSVDVRSEAARLIAERAPGDLDMVFFTTGGAEANENAIRMARVHTGRHKVLAAYRSYHGGTAGAMALTGEPRRWATEPGMPGVVRFWGPYPYRSAFHSTSAEQECERALQHLRDTIMVEGPGSVAAIILETVVGTNGILVPPDGYLAGVRAICDEHGIVMISDEVMAGFGRCGEWFAVDHWGVTPDLVCFAKGVNSGYVPLGGIVISPAIADTFRTRPFTGGLTYSGHPLACASAVASIQIYEDEGVIAHARHLGTDVIGPGLEELMQRHPSVGEVRGLGAFWALELVRDRATREPLVPFNASGADNAPMAAFTAACKERGLWPFVHFNTTHVVPPCTTSDDDVREGLAILDQALTVADGYYTG, encoded by the coding sequence ATGACCCAGCTCGACCACCGACCCGCTGACGTTGACGCCGCCCCGACGACGTTCTCCGTCCCCGTCGACGGGGCGACGGTGCGGGCCGCCGACCGCGACCACGTCTTCCACGCGTGGGGCCTCGTCGGATCCGACACGGTGTCGCTGGCCCGGGCGCAGGGGTCGCGGTTCTGGGACACCGAGGGCAAGGAGTACCTCGACTTCAGCTCGCAGCTGTGCAACGTCAACATCGGCCACCAGCACCCGCGGCTCGTCGCCGCGGTGCAGGAGCAGGCCGCCCGGCTGGCCACGGCCGGCCCGGCCTTCTCGGTCGACGTGCGCTCCGAGGCGGCCCGGCTCATCGCGGAGCGCGCGCCGGGCGACCTCGACATGGTCTTCTTCACCACCGGTGGGGCCGAGGCCAACGAGAACGCGATCCGCATGGCCCGGGTGCACACCGGCCGCCACAAGGTCCTCGCGGCCTACCGCAGCTATCACGGTGGCACCGCCGGTGCCATGGCCCTCACCGGCGAGCCCAGACGGTGGGCCACCGAGCCGGGGATGCCGGGCGTCGTGCGCTTCTGGGGCCCCTACCCCTACCGGTCGGCCTTTCACTCCACGAGCGCCGAGCAGGAGTGCGAGCGAGCCCTGCAGCACCTGCGGGACACGATCATGGTCGAGGGCCCCGGCAGCGTCGCGGCCATCATCCTCGAGACGGTCGTCGGCACCAACGGCATCCTCGTGCCACCGGACGGCTATCTCGCCGGGGTGCGGGCGATCTGCGACGAGCACGGCATCGTCATGATCTCCGACGAGGTGATGGCCGGCTTCGGGCGCTGCGGTGAGTGGTTCGCCGTCGACCACTGGGGCGTCACGCCCGACCTCGTCTGCTTCGCCAAGGGCGTCAACTCCGGCTACGTGCCGCTGGGGGGCATCGTCATCTCCCCGGCGATCGCCGACACCTTCCGCACCCGGCCGTTCACCGGCGGCCTGACCTACTCCGGCCACCCGCTGGCCTGCGCCTCCGCGGTCGCGTCCATCCAGATCTACGAGGACGAGGGCGTCATCGCGCACGCCCGGCACCTCGGCACCGACGTCATCGGCCCCGGTCTCGAGGAGCTCATGCAGCGGCATCCCAGCGTGGGGGAGGTGCGAGGACTGGGAGCCTTCTGGGCTCTCGAGCTGGTGCGCGACCGCGCCACGCGCGAGCCGCTGGTGCCCTTCAACGCCTCCGGTGCCGACAACGCCCCCATGGCCGCCTTCACCGCAGCCTGCAAGGAGCGCGGCCTGTGGCCGTTCGTGCACTTCAACACCACGCACGTGGTGCCGCCGTGCACGACGAGCGACGACGACGTGCGCGAGGGGCTGGCCATCCTCGACCAGGCCCTCACCGTCGCGGACGGCTACTACACCGGGTGA
- the zwf gene encoding glucose-6-phosphate dehydrogenase: MTDSAQTISYPSPSARPRRGVKDGIEPHVIVLFGATGDLARRKLLPGMAHLALSALAPDIRVVGTSLEDLDDDGFRAFAQQAVEEFGNLTLTPEQWDDFATRLFYVPTTAGPDGLRAAVEAAEAGLGPHTRRLHYLSVPPKAAPVVIQTLRDAGLVARSRVVMEKPFGTDLESAILLNDQVHETFDESQIFRIDHFLGKEAAQNILAFRFANGLFEPIWSRNFIDHVQIDIPETLGLDRRAGFYESTGAYKDMVVTHLFQVLAFVAMEPPTALEPRAISEEKNKVFRSLLPIEPSDVVRGQYTGYRDEEGVARDSDTETFIALKCHIDNWRWAGVPFYLRTGKRLAEGQRIISIAFREAPKSMFPADSGVGTQGPDHLTFDLADESKVSLSFYGKRPGPGMKLDKLSLQFSTRETEHAGAVLEAYERLILDAMRGDHTLFTTAEGIESLWGRSIPLLDNPPAVKPYPPGSWGPNAVHQLVAPHAWRLPFERAWRNHR; this comes from the coding sequence ATGACCGACTCCGCGCAGACGATCTCCTACCCTTCGCCCTCGGCCCGACCCCGCCGCGGAGTGAAGGACGGCATCGAGCCCCACGTGATCGTCCTCTTCGGGGCCACGGGTGACCTCGCCCGGCGCAAGCTCCTCCCGGGCATGGCCCACCTGGCGCTGTCGGCGCTGGCGCCCGACATCCGCGTCGTGGGCACCTCGCTCGAGGACCTCGACGACGACGGCTTCCGGGCCTTCGCCCAGCAGGCGGTCGAGGAGTTCGGCAACCTGACGCTGACCCCCGAGCAGTGGGACGACTTCGCCACCAGGCTCTTCTACGTGCCCACGACGGCCGGGCCCGACGGGCTGCGGGCCGCAGTCGAGGCGGCCGAGGCGGGCCTGGGCCCCCACACCCGCCGTCTGCACTACCTCAGCGTGCCCCCCAAGGCGGCGCCCGTGGTCATCCAGACCCTGCGCGACGCCGGGCTCGTGGCGCGCTCGCGCGTGGTCATGGAGAAGCCGTTCGGCACCGACCTCGAGAGCGCCATCCTGCTCAACGACCAGGTGCACGAGACCTTCGACGAGAGCCAGATATTCCGGATCGACCACTTCCTGGGAAAGGAAGCAGCGCAGAACATCCTCGCTTTCCGTTTCGCCAACGGGCTGTTCGAGCCGATCTGGAGCCGCAACTTCATCGACCACGTGCAGATCGACATCCCCGAGACGCTCGGGCTCGACCGGCGGGCGGGGTTCTACGAGTCCACCGGTGCCTACAAGGACATGGTGGTCACCCACCTCTTCCAGGTCCTCGCGTTCGTCGCGATGGAGCCTCCGACCGCTCTGGAGCCGCGGGCGATCAGCGAGGAGAAGAACAAGGTCTTCCGCTCGCTGCTGCCGATCGAGCCCTCCGACGTCGTGCGTGGGCAGTACACCGGCTACCGCGACGAGGAGGGCGTCGCCCGCGACAGCGACACCGAGACGTTCATCGCCCTGAAGTGCCACATCGACAACTGGCGCTGGGCGGGCGTGCCGTTCTACCTGCGCACCGGCAAGCGGCTGGCCGAGGGCCAGCGCATCATCTCGATCGCCTTCCGAGAGGCGCCCAAGTCGATGTTCCCGGCCGACTCCGGCGTGGGCACCCAGGGCCCCGACCACCTGACCTTCGACCTCGCCGACGAGTCGAAGGTGTCGCTCTCCTTCTACGGCAAGCGCCCCGGCCCGGGGATGAAGCTCGACAAGCTGTCGCTGCAGTTCTCCACCCGGGAGACCGAGCACGCAGGGGCGGTCCTCGAGGCCTACGAGCGCCTGATCCTCGACGCCATGCGGGGGGACCACACGCTGTTCACCACCGCGGAGGGCATCGAGTCGCTGTGGGGCCGCTCGATCCCGCTGCTGGACAACCCTCCTGCCGTCAAGCCCTACCCCCCGGGCAGCTGGGGCCCCAACGCCGTCCACCAGCTGGTCGCGCCGCACGCGTGGCGCCTACCCTTCGAGCGGGCCTGGCGCAACCATCGTTGA
- a CDS encoding LLM class F420-dependent oxidoreductase has product MRFGFHFMDFNLPGGPGTYAAALGDTAVAAEEVGASWLTVMDHYFQMEFFRTAHDPMLEAYATLGFLAGRTSTVRLGTVVTGVTYRHPGLLAKIATTLDVLSGGRAFLGIGAAWYEREHLALGVPYPPLKERFERLEETLQITLQMWGDDDGAYAGTHYQLAETINVPAAIQTPHPPIVIGGSGEKKTLRLVAQYAQGCNLLVASPEQAAHKLAVLRGHCDALGTDYDAIEKTVMGPQEPPLDDPDGFLRLAQGYADVGIELIHLRALTPDPAAAVRELGERLVPRLTEIG; this is encoded by the coding sequence ATGCGTTTCGGCTTCCACTTCATGGACTTCAATCTGCCCGGCGGGCCCGGCACGTATGCCGCCGCCCTGGGCGACACGGCCGTCGCCGCCGAGGAGGTCGGGGCCTCCTGGCTGACGGTGATGGACCACTACTTCCAGATGGAGTTCTTCCGCACCGCGCACGACCCGATGCTGGAGGCCTACGCGACCCTCGGCTTCCTCGCCGGCCGCACGAGCACCGTGCGCCTCGGCACCGTCGTCACCGGTGTGACCTACCGCCACCCCGGGCTGCTGGCCAAGATCGCCACGACCCTCGACGTGCTGTCGGGCGGTCGGGCCTTCCTCGGCATCGGCGCCGCGTGGTACGAGCGGGAGCACCTTGCCCTCGGCGTGCCCTACCCTCCGCTCAAGGAACGCTTCGAGCGGCTCGAGGAGACGCTGCAGATCACCCTGCAGATGTGGGGGGACGACGACGGTGCCTACGCCGGCACGCACTACCAGCTGGCCGAGACCATCAACGTGCCCGCGGCCATCCAGACTCCGCACCCGCCGATCGTCATCGGGGGCAGCGGCGAGAAGAAGACGCTGCGGCTGGTCGCGCAGTATGCCCAGGGCTGCAACCTGCTCGTCGCCAGCCCCGAGCAGGCCGCCCACAAGCTCGCGGTGCTGCGCGGGCACTGCGACGCGCTCGGCACCGACTACGACGCGATCGAGAAGACCGTCATGGGTCCGCAGGAGCCGCCGCTCGACGACCCCGACGGCTTCCTGCGCCTCGCCCAGGGCTATGCCGACGTCGGCATCGAGCTGATCCACCTGCGGGCCCTCACCCCCGACCCGGCCGCCGCGGTCCGGGAGCTCGGCGAGAGGCTCGTTCCCCGCCTGACCGAGATCGGCTGA